In Nitrospirota bacterium, the DNA window TATCGAGGGAATTAAGCAAGAGGGCTACAGGGAAGACCTTATATATCCTTGATGAACCCACAACAGGGCTTCACTTTGTGGACATACAGAGGCTCCTCGAAGTATTAAAAAGTCTTGTAGATGCTGGAAACACTGTAGTAGTCATTGAGCACAATATCGAGGTTATAAAGAATGCAGACTATATAATTGACCTCGGCCCTGAAGGCGGTGAGGAAGGCGGCCGCATAGTGG includes these proteins:
- a CDS encoding excinuclease ABC subunit UvrA, which codes for SRELSKRATGKTLYILDEPTTGLHFVDIQRLLEVLKSLVDAGNTVVVIEHNIEVIKNADYIIDLGPEGGEEGGRIVASGTPEEVVENPMSYTGAFLKNKLLSRQEGIFV